One segment of Theobroma cacao cultivar B97-61/B2 chromosome 9, Criollo_cocoa_genome_V2, whole genome shotgun sequence DNA contains the following:
- the LOC18588198 gene encoding pectinesterase, with translation MSISVARFVASGGKKKLFLALFASVLLVTAIVSIATTVSVSKRKSSNNNSNNAAHSIIKSSCSSTLYPELCLSTISAAPDAETKIKSPKAVIVTSMNLTITAVQSNYLSIKKLISTNKNLTKREKTALNDCLELEDETLDELYKAEQDLSDYPTFNKSISQHADELKTLLSAAMTNQETCLDGFSHDSADKKVRQALIDGQMHVFHMCSNALAMIKNLTDTDMASQGYPSGRQLEEQDETEWPEWLSAGDRRLLQAPTVTPDVTVAADGSGDFRTVSEAVAAAPERSTRRYIIKIKAGVYKENVDVPRGKTNLMFVGDGRVNTIITASRNVVDGSTTFNSATVAAVGDGFLARDITFQNTAGPSKHQAVALRVGSDLSAFYRCDMLAYQDTLYVHSLRQFYVQCLVAGTVDFIFGNAAAVFLNCDIHARRPNPGQRNMVTAQGRDDPNQNTGIVIQKCRIGATSDLLAVKGSFASYLGRPWKQYSRTVIMQSNISDIIHPAGWFEWNGPFALDTLTYREHQNTGAGAGTSNRVTWKGYKVITSVTEAQGYTAGNFIAGGSWLAATGFPFSLGL, from the exons ATGTCAATCTCCGTTGCAAGGTTTGTCGCATCCGGGGGCAAGAAAAAACTTTTCTTGGCTCTCTTTGCGTCTGTCCTTCTAGTCACTGCCATAGTTAGCATTGCCACCACCGTATCCGTCTCCAAAAGGAAATCTAGCAACAACAACAGCAATAATGCAGCGCACTCCATCATCAAATCTTCCTGTAGTTCCACATTATACCCAGAGTTATGTCTCTCAACGATCTCTGCTGCCCCAGATGCTGAGACCAAGATCAAGAGCCCCAAGGCTGTTATCGTAACGTCAATGAACTTGACAATAACTGCTGTCCAAAGTAACTATTTATCCATCAAGAAGCTCATCAGCACAAATAAGAACCTCACGAAACGTGAAAAGACTGCCCTTAATGACTGTCTTGAACTGGAAGATGAAACTTTGGACGAGCTCTACAAAGCTGAACAAGATCTCAGCGACTATCCCACTTTTAACAAGTCCATTTCGCAACATGCTGATGAACTCAAGACCCTTCTCAGTGCTGCAATGACCAACCAAGAAACTTGCCTTGATGGATTCTCTCACGATAGTGCGGATAAAAAG GTGAGGCAAGCGTTAATAGATGGGCAGATGCATGTGTTCCATATGTGTAGCAATGCACTGGCAATGATCAAGAACTTGACAGACACGGACATGGCAAGTCAGGGTTACCCATCAGGGCGGCAACTTGAGGAGCAAGACGAAACAGAATGGCCTGAATGGTTGTCGGCGGGAGACAGGAGACTGCTGCAGGCGCCAACAGTTACCCCTGATGTAACCGTGGCCGCTGATGGCAGCGGTGACTTCCGCACGGTGTCGGAGGCGGTGGCGGCTGCACCGGAGAGAAGCACCAGGAGATACATTATAAAGATTAAGGCTGGAGTGTATAAGGAAAATGTGGATGTGCCAAGGGGGAAGACCAATCTCATGTTTGTGGGAGATGGGAGGGTTAATACCATCATCACTGCTAGCAGAAACGTTGTCGATGGCAGCACCACTTTCAACTCTGCCACTGTGG CTGCCGTAGGAGACGGGTTCTTGGCCAGGGACATTACATTTCAGAACACGGCTGGACCATCAAAGCACCAAGCAGTGGCGCTGCGTGTGGGATCAGACTTATCGGCATTCTACAGGTGTGACATGTTAGCATACCAGGACACTCTCTATGTGCACAGCCTTCGCCAATTCTATGTACAATGCCTTGTAGCAGGTACTGTGGACTTCATATTTGGAAACGCAGCAGCAGTTTTTCTAAACTGTGACATTCATGCTCGTCGACCCAATCCAGGCCAAAGGAACATGGTCACCGCACAAGGCCGCGATGACCCTAATCAGAACACTGGAATTGTGATCCAGAAATGCAGGATTGGTGCAACCTCAGATTTACTGGCTGTTAAGGGAAGTTTTGCCTCTTATCTAGGGAGACCATGGAAACAATATTCGAGGACCGTTATTATGCAATCTAATATAAGTGATATCATCCACCCAGCTGGCTGGTTCGAGTGGAATGGACCATTTGCACTAGATACATTGACATATCGGGAGCATCAGAACACTGGGGCTGGTGCTGGGACGTCAAACAGGGTTACATGGAAGGGGTATAAGGTAATTACCAGCGTAACTGAGGCGCAGGGCTATACTGCTGGGAATTTTATTGCAGGCGGTAGTTGGTTAGCCGCTACGggctttcctttctctctcggTCTTTGA
- the LOC18588199 gene encoding alpha-aminoadipic semialdehyde synthase — MLGNGVVGILSETSNKWERRAPLTPAQCARLLNGGRDKSPGVARIIVQPSTKRIFDDKLYEEVGCEISDDLSACGLVLGIKKPRLEMIRRDTAYAFFSHTHKAQEENMPLLDKILAERATLFDYELVDGDNGKRLIAFGNFAGRVALIDLLRGLGERYLNLGYSTPFLSLGASYMYPSVTAAKAAVISVGDEIAGQGLPSGICPLVFVFTGSGKGSLGAQEMFKLLPHTFVDPSKLPQLFEKARDPPLPGQASERVFEVYGCVVTSQDMVEHKDNPKVFDKADYYAHPECYKPVFHERIAPYVSVFVNCIYWEKRFPRLLSTQQLQDLVRKGCHLIAISDLTCDMEGSIEILNRTTSIDSPFFRYDAITDSYHNGMEGNGVICSVVDNLPTEFAKEASEHFGGLLLQFIGSLASTADISKLPPVLKKACIAHGGALTPLYEYIPSLRKSNREC, encoded by the exons ATGCTTGGAAATGGAGTGGTTGGGATCCTGTCTGAAACTTCAAATAAGTGGGAAAGAAGGGCGCCTTTGACACCAGCACAGTGTGCTCGACTTCTCAACGGTGGCAGGGATAAAAGTCCTGGTGTTGCTCGCATCATCGTGCAACCATCCACCAAGCGCATCTTTGATGATAAACTCTACGAAGAGGTCGGCTGTGAAATATCAGACGACTTGTCGGCATGTGGCCTCGTCTTGGGCATCAAAAAGCCGAGG TTGGAGATGATTCGTCGTGATACAGCTTATGCCTTCTTTTCACACACTCACAAGGCACAGGAAGAAAACATGCCCTTGTTGGACAAG ATCCTGGCTGAAAGGGCGACATTATTTGACTACGAGCTTGTTGATGGAGACAATGGGAAGAGATTAATTGCTTTTGGAAACTTTGCTGGAAGAGTGGCTTTAATTGACTTATTGCGAGGACTAGGGGAGA GGTATTTAAATCTTGGATATTCAACGCCCTTCCTGTCACTGGGTGCATCTTACATGTATCCTTCAGTGACTGCTGCTAAGGCAGCTGTAATTTCTGTAGGAGACGAGATTGCAGGGCAGGGGTTGCCATCAGGAATCTGTCCTCTCGTCTTTGTTTTTACCGGTTCCGGAAAAG GATCTCTTGGGGCACAAGAGATGTTTAAGCTTCTTCCTCACACTTTTGTTGATCCAAGCAAACTTCCCCAACTATTTGAGAAA GCCAGGGATCCACCTTTGCCTGGTCAGGCATCAGAGAGAGTCTTTGAGGTATATGGTTGTGTGGTGACTTCTCAAGACATGGTTGAGCACAAAGACAATCCTAAAGTATTTGATAAG GCTGACTATTATGCACATCCAGAATGCTACAAGCCTGTTTTCCATGAAAGAATAGCACCATATGTATCTGTGTTTG TTAATTGCATTTATTGGGAGAAAAGATTTCCCCGGTTGTTGAGTACCCAGCAGCTTCAAGATCTTGTGAGGAAAGGATGCCACCTTATTGCAATCTCAGACTTAACTTGTGATATGGAAGGTTCAATAGAGATTCTTAACAGGACCACATCGATTGATTCGCCTTTCTTCAG ATATGATGCTATTACTGATTCATACCACAATGGCATGGAGGGAAATGGTGTGATATGTTCTGTAGTCGACAACCTTCCAACGGAGTTTGCAAAAGAG GCTTCCGAACATTTTGGAGGACTCCTGTTGCAGTTCATTGGCAGCCTAGCATCAACAGCAGACATAAGTAAATTACCCCCCGTCCTAAAGAAAGCTTGTATAGCCCATGGAGGAGCCCTCACCCCGTTATATGAATATATTCCTAGTCTGAGAAAGTCTAACCGAGAGTGTTAG